The genomic region GACAGCATCCCCATGCTCGGCCATGATGTCCTTCACGATGGGATGAAAGGCGCGACAGGCCTCGCAGGCCGGATCGAAGAATTCGACGATCGTGACGGGCGCCTGCGCAGGTCCGAGGATGGGCGAGTAGGGGCGGATCATCGCCTCCGCGAGTTCCGGAGCAACAGGCTCCGCTTCGACCACCGGGCCGGGGCGGGTTGCAAACCAGGTGGCTCCGCCGAAACCGGCGACGCCGAGGGCGAGAACGGACAGGATCAGGCCGCGTCGGTTCATGTTCGTGTGTCCTTCAATGAAAGGGCCGACAGCGCCCCGATCAGCGCGAAGGCGACGAGCGCCATCAGCGGGATAGGGACGCCGAAGACCAGTTGGTTGTCATCGGTGCAAGAGGGGCCGGTGGCTGTGCAAGGCTGGATGCGTTCGGGAACAAGACCGACGTACAGCCCCATGTGCCACAGGGCGACTGCGCCGCCGCCAAGCGCCAATGCGATGCCGTAGCGCCCCACGCGGCCGTCCCGCCACCAAAGGCCGAGCCCGAGGACAATGGCCAAGGGAAACATGAAGGCGCGCTGGAACCAGCACAGCAAACAGGGCGTCTGCCCCAGCACCTCGCCGATGAAAAGCACGGCAAGCGAGGCGACGAGTGCGATGATCCACGCCAGCCCGAGGGCTGTTTCTCCGGATATGCGGTTCATTTCGGTCAGATCCTCTCTTCCAGATCGGCGAGGATCTCTTCGGCGGAGGTGCCGTAGGGCCACGAGTCGGCGAAGCCCGCGTCGGGATCGAAGAGGAACAGATGCGACGTGTGGCCCATCGTGTAACCGTCCGGCGCCGCAGCCTCTTCGACGCGTTCGAAGAAGATCGGAAAGGTCTCGGATGTGGCGGCGATCTGTTCCGGCGTGCCGGTCAGCCCGATGATGCCCGCATCGAACAGCGGGACGTATTCGGCGAGTGCTGCGGGCGTGTCTCGTTCGGGGTCGATTGTTATGAAAATCGGCTGGACCTTGGCGACATCGTCGCCCAGACCGTCCATCACCGCCGCGACCTCGGATAGGGTCGTCGGGCAGACGTCGGGGCAGTTGGTAAAGCCGAAAAAAACCAGCATCCAGCGCCCCGCAAAGTCCTCCTCGGTTCGAACCATACCCTGGTGGTCCGTCAGTTCGAACTCAGCGAAAAAAGGCGGTTCGGCGTCGGTTCGGGCGCTATCGGCACGATAATCGGACCATAGCAAAAGCCATACGAAGGCAAGCGCTGCCACGCCTGCCAAAACCCAAAGAAACTTCTGTGCCGATGTAAGGGACAATCCTGTTCGCCTGATTTTGATTCTTATTGCCTGTGCGGATACATCCTCTAGCTGCTAGAGGTTCAAGCACGAAATCATGGTATGGCTTGAGCTCACGCGTCTGTGAATCCGACACTTGTTTATTCCGATGGCAAAACCTACATAAACTGTATCTTTTTCATGGAGGCGAAAATGCTCACGATCGGTACTCTGTCAAAGAAGACTGGCACAAAAGTGCAGACCATCCGGTACTACGAACAGATCGGACTCATGCCCGATCCTGGCAGGACCGGAGGCGGACAGAGGCGCTACGACAATGCACAGCTTGATCGACTGTCCTTCATCCGCCACTCGCGGCAACTCGGCTTCTCGCTCGATGCGATCCGCGAGCTGCTCGACCTCAGCGATCATCCCAATCGGCCCTGTGATGAAGCTGATGCCATCGCGCGTCGCCAGCTCAAACAGGTGGAGCAGCGCATGGCCCGCCTGAAGGCGCTGCGCACGGAACTGAAACGCATGGTTCACGAATGCAGCGGCGGGCGGACAGCGGATTGCCGGGTGCTGGAGGTATTGCGGGACCATTCTGAATGTCTGACCGAGCACGACGAGATTGGGGCCTGATTGGGCTCTGTTGCAATAAAGCCGTCTTCTGGCGCCGCGACAGCGTGCTGAAGTCGGGCACAGCCCAGTCCAGGCCGATCAGGCGCAGCAGGCTCTCGACGAACCCGGTTATATGGCGCAGGGCCATGCCGAACAGCACCTTCATCGTCAGGCAGGTCTGGATGGCGGCGTCGCTGTCGTCTGGCTGGCGCCCGCGCTTGCCGGTGGGCGCGGCTCCCCACATCATGGCGGGATCGAACCAGATCGTCAGCGAGCCCCGGCGCTTGAGCGCCTCGTTGTAGGCTGGCCAGTTCCGGGTCTTGTAGGTCGGGGGTATCGGTCTGCTCATGCAGCCCAGCTACCACGCTGGATTCACAAGATGAATCCCCTCAGACCATTTGTGCAACATGTGTAACCGCCCCATGCGCAAGAGGGGTTTTTCGGAGCTGGTTCTGGCGCGTCATTGGGTGCTGACATGTGTCCGGCCTCTGTTGCGGCCATGTATATGCCGCGGGCCCGTATGGTGTTTGCAGGTCGGGTCCAGATCAAAGCCGCGTGCTCGAAGGCACTCTGTTGCACCCTGGGTTTCCCGATCCCGTCTCACGACCGTTGCGCCAAACTTGTCCTTGCCCTCTTTCGCTCCGACGTCCTCGCGACCGACGACCGGCTTATGCCGCCGCGGCCGGAGACCGGTAGACGCCGCCCTTGGCCATCAAGGCCCAGACGATCCGCGCCATCTTGTTCGCGAGGGCCACTCGAACCAGAATCGGTGGCTTGCGCTTGAGCATCTCTCCCAGCCAAGTGCCGGGCTGGGCCGCGGCATGGACATGCCGTTCGATGATGACGCTGTTGGCTCCAATGATCAGCAGCCGTCTGAGGGATCGCTCACCCATCTTCGTCGTAGCCCCGAGCCTCTGCTTGCCGCCGGTGGAATGCTGTCTCGGCGTCAGGCCGAGCCACGCGGCGAAGTCGCGCGCCTTGCGGAATGTCTCCGGCGGCGGAGCCAAGACGGCGATGGCCGTGGCGATCAAGGGACCGATGCCGGGCACCGTCATCAACCGGCGCGCAATTTCGTTCTCTTTGGCACGCCGGGCGATCTCGGCATCAAGCTTGCTG from Rhodobacterales bacterium HKCCA1288 harbors:
- a CDS encoding disulfide bond formation protein B, which translates into the protein MNRISGETALGLAWIIALVASLAVLFIGEVLGQTPCLLCWFQRAFMFPLAIVLGLGLWWRDGRVGRYGIALALGGGAVALWHMGLYVGLVPERIQPCTATGPSCTDDNQLVFGVPIPLMALVAFALIGALSALSLKDTRT
- a CDS encoding SCO family protein, which produces MAGVAALAFVWLLLWSDYRADSARTDAEPPFFAEFELTDHQGMVRTEEDFAGRWMLVFFGFTNCPDVCPTTLSEVAAVMDGLGDDVAKVQPIFITIDPERDTPAALAEYVPLFDAGIIGLTGTPEQIAATSETFPIFFERVEEAAAPDGYTMGHTSHLFLFDPDAGFADSWPYGTSAEEILADLEERI
- a CDS encoding helix-turn-helix domain-containing protein yields the protein MLTIGTLSKKTGTKVQTIRYYEQIGLMPDPGRTGGGQRRYDNAQLDRLSFIRHSRQLGFSLDAIRELLDLSDHPNRPCDEADAIARRQLKQVEQRMARLKALRTELKRMVHECSGGRTADCRVLEVLRDHSECLTEHDEIGA